A region of the Culex quinquefasciatus strain JHB chromosome 1, VPISU_Cqui_1.0_pri_paternal, whole genome shotgun sequence genome:
TGAACGGCCGTGTAAACCCGACCACGGGCGGAAAAGTCGCTCCTTTGTACGATCCTAAGTTGTGGAGCGTCAACGCCAACGTTAAAGCTGGCTTGCCGCGTGATACTAACGGACACGAAAGCTGGCACGCGCGATTCGCTCGACAGGGCTTCAAAAGTCAAGAATCATCCCCTTGATTAATGCTCTTCAACTGGAACAAAAGGCGGCTCAAGGCAAGGTTTGCGAAATTCAAGCTGGACTCAAAACGGTCGATCCGAACGCGGTTGATCACAACCAGCAACTCTTGGATGTGGTCAAGGATTACAAGAAACTCCGcatcattgaatatctcgatgCTATTGACGCCCATCTCCACTAAAGCCTGATCAGAACGAATGATCAGAAATctaaagctgttttttttctttttatccaTTATATTGTTACTACTTATTGCTTCTGAAATACACCTACTAAATAAATACTGATTAACATTTATTCgagaaatcaatgtttttttatttattaactgGTATTGCGATAAAGGAatgaatagggtcctaaagccttatttcaattttaatgtaaaacttTTTACCGATTAAAAACAGTTTCTGATCTGAGGGGAATGACACTTCGCGATTTGATAAAAATCGCATCATATCGCGTCAAATTCCACTATATTCGCTCATCGCACCTTCATCGTTGTTGTTTTtcgctcgattggtacctccgttcgACAGTTTtagtgcttcgattggtactcttggtttgagatggccgttctctaataagatccaggaTCTCTAATCGTGCCAGATCGCGCTCATTCTGCTCGTCGTGCTCgactgaatatatttttttcatgcagTCAGGGTTGCCATGAAATATTTGTTCATGCAGTTTTCCGCGAAACTGGTCACACTgttgaaatgttttgattttattcgaGCAGTCCGACAAAGTAAATAAACCACGAATCGAATTGTTTTTGCCAACAAAAAACTATTCCGAAATCgattttagtttaaattaagcttaatttttaaACAGTTGCGGCTAGATTTTAAGGTTTGAATGATCCAGTAAACATTTGTTCATTTCCGCAGATTTCTCCCGTCCTCGGCCGACGTATCAGCTGGGGTGGCTGAGGATGAAAACTAAACGATTGCCTCTCCAGAAAAGTGCGCCTCGACCAAGGTGAGCCCTCAGATCTTCGATGACAACAAACCCGCGGCCCCTGCCGGAGAGTTCGTTCTACAAGAGCTTCATGAGCCACTGGAGGTAGAACGCAAGGATTATGCTGCCGATTCTGTTCACGGGCCTGCCCCGGCCTTCGGTGTTGGTGCTTCAGCTCGTGCAGCGGGATCCGGCGGTTGTCGCACAAGATCAGGCGGCCAATGTCCTCGCAGATTGGCGTCGAGCCCCCAGCTGCTGCAGCATGTTCGTTATGATTAGGTTCTTGTCGTGGTCAACTTCGCTGTCAGTAACCATCATGCACAACAGCATCCTGGTCCTGCAGGTCAAACAGCATATTTCGTACTTGAGTGGATCGGACATGAAGAAGATGCCCCACAGGCCGATGTCCTTGGCGCTGTGGCACAGATTTTCCACGGCAAGCTTGGATGTCCCTGCAAACAAGCGATCCCACGAGCTGGATAGCGTGTTGGCGACCATTAGCGGAACATTGTCCAGGTCGATCCAGCCGCAATCCTTGATGGCACTGGCGATGCGCGCCAGCGGTAGCGAATCATCCCAGAGGCGAATCATCCCAGAACCGGTGCATTGAAAGAGGTCTTTCCGTCGTGATATAGTGATAGAGTGtaagaaacaaaaattaataaatttgatttacaCGAAATTCTTTATTCGAACTGTATTTACACAAAATTAAAAGCGAAATCGTTCCCGTTCTAGAAATTGATTAGGTTGACCTGCTGCTTGAACGCTCAGCTTTACTTGAACGGATGATGCAGCGCTATCTGCGGCTCGATCTACACTTTTGGACGACTTTGATTAAAATTGGGATTATTCTACATCAGAATCGCGGAACAGCAGTGGAGCGGCCGATTTGTTCATCATTCTCACTTCTACGAGTCGAACGTTGTCAACTGTTTGCCTGCCACACTGTTTGACTTCATCCAGGTTACCAACCGCGTCGTTCTCGATTGGTGACAACGTACCGGACGTCACCAGCTGAAACGATTTCCCCGAGCCAGGAGGTCCGTGCGGCAGAAATCCACGCGGCGACGGCAATCCAATGTGCCGATAAACCTCCGGATGCTTCACGTGCAGCAACAACTCGCTCACATCGCTCAAGATCTTGTCTATTCCAACAGAATCCTCGAAGCTCGTGTTTACCAGCTTGGACAAAACCTCCATCTTGAAGTGCTTCGATCGCTCCGACCGATGTCCTGCATGCCTGCGCTGGAGGAGAGAAGGTGGTATGTCTTAAAATCTATTGGATGTTCGATGAACTTACGTTCCCAGGACGATTCTGTACTCTACGCTTAAGTGGTAGTAGCAGATTCTCGGTTGTTCGCAAACTCGGACACACGTCTGGGGCGGACAGGCTGGGAAGCAGCGGTGTTTGGTGGTGGCACTGGTGCTAAAGGCCAGATGACGGAACGGTGAACAGGAGTTTGGGTTGGCGTTTGATGGGAACCCGCTGGCCAGGTCAGTAGGATGGTCGAAGGACGGATGCGTCTAGACAAGACCATGCGTTTTTTGCGGCGGGCAGGGAGTCGGTGGTGTGCGAGTTCTACCAGGAAAAGGCGGGCGTCTGGTCAGCGATGATTTGATTCCAAAATTACTAGTTCACGGCGGGAACTGTCGATGTTTGAGCAGGACGTAGGTAGACCGGTGCCAGAGGAGTTGAGTGCGAAGCGGCTCAGAACAGTCACAGTAGCCGAGGATTTCCTTTCCTGCCTAAACATGGTCGCAAATCTCGATGAACTGCCCAATCTCCAGTTGATTATCACGAGCTTAATGCGGCGTGGATTACGGCAAATCTTCGACACAGTTTCCTTTGGTGGCCTAgctaaataattaattattaacTGCGTCGATGTCGTAACAGCGCCGGAAAGCAAACCGAATCCGGGGGCAAAAACGAGGGTAATAAAACGGTTCCGTAGTCGTTCCGGACACGAAAATCCAGTGTCCGATGATTCTATTTGGCCAGTTCTCAATATGGAACGGAATTTTAGCGTCCGGAACGGCCACAGAACCGTTTTTTTGCCGGAGAAAATTACGCGACAAACCGAATCGTTTGCTGAGCAGCTCCAAAAAATTAAGTCCAATTTTGACAGCTCAGTGTTTCGGCCATGCGACACCTACACTTCCAAAACAAAACTAAGTTGGCTCGAGTAGCTTTCATTGGGTAGTTTCGCTAAAATGGGTACTTTTGGCCTTTGAAAGGCTAGTTAGATTTTGAGTTAAacgaattgttgttttttttttttaatttgattattaTGATTTTCTACTAAACATAGATTCTGCCGAATGGTTTTCTGCTAAACGACTTATTCGGCTCAATGATCTTTTCTGCCTTTTGTACTATTCCGCTCAACGACATTCTGCCAAACGACTTATTCGGCCTAAcgagttattctgccatttgtaccATTCCGCCTAATGACATTCTGCCAATTGATTTTCTGCTGAACAAGCTTTTCTGCCAAATGTattttctgccgaatgaccttttctgccgaatgacccATTCCGCCGATTGTTTTTCTGCCGTTCGGCTTTCCGCCGAATGTCATTCTGCCGAATAATTTTCTGCCGAATGGCCCAGTCCCTCTCTTTCTTACTTTTGAAATAtgtattcaaaaattcttcattttcctTTACTTTCTTCTTCCAGGTCGACCAGCGCCACGGGTCACGTGGTGGCACGACGGCGTCGAAATCTCCGGCACCAGTCATCCGTCCGCCGTGGAGGGCGCCGCGGCCATGGTGAACCAGCTGTTCATGGGGACCGTCTCGCGGGACCTGTACGGGGCCAAGTTTGTGTGCCGGGCGGCCGGCTCGAAGCTGGTGCCGCCCGTCAGCAAGGAGGTCGCCATCCAGGTGCACTGTgagtattgattaaaatataaaattttagtatatcGCTTGATAACAAATATTTCTTTGAAAGGATGAAAATCGCCATCCACTAAAATTTGGTACAAAAAAACAAgtcagttaaaattaaaaaaaaacatgtttcggAGAGCGACACTGGAaggatttgaatttatttgtgaAATAATATACACATACAAAAATGGTGGTAATATCcatcaggaaatgatgacagattttgtgtcaaaaaaagtcctttgtcaaaagtAATATTGCATCAgaaactggtgaattttcatgaggttcacattttaacatatttttatgtaatatttctcaagaaagaggtaatattaaaaaaatcaaatttcacatTTATACGCGAATtgatttgaaattcaataatttaaaagttttgtatATATTTATCATAAgtttcttttttcataaaaaaaccactttttaatgccaccaaaacaaaatttgtatcatactgaaaatgcctataatttGGAAATAGTTTTGAATTCTGATTTTGGCAAACTTGTTAATTATAAATTAACTGTCCTTATTGTAAAATTGTGCAAAGAATTCGATAATGCAGTCCTTTTGCCAATTCGAACTCATTTTTAATGATTTggtgtccctcgactctgacaaaAGTACCTCCCAAATTAGCTTCTAAAAAATCTTAGTACCGTAAAACTTTGATGACCACACCacggtgactttgatagccacaCTTTGatagttttgcgatttttccgcaaaattaagagtacaattaaaatacgtacgaaatggtttagaatcatactgaccatggtagagtAGTATTTAAAGTACcttaagaagaacttttcataaaattttgaaaagtttaaaaagctagttaactatagttaggaaaatgttgatgaaagtcattatttaaaacttctcaaagtgttatgatatctcaatgaacatgattttgaatcggaaaacggaatgcattttcgggttctttggacaattttccactaggagaaagttaaataagtttgtaaataataaataatatgtgtttttaaaacacaataaaaatcaaatttataggcaatttcagttgaacaaattgcatgtaaaatgtgaaaacttgtaattcgtgcttcgaattcagtataaaatgcaatataaatcgattattttataaacaaatatagttttaacaaattacaggcaaaattccgacctttgaaaaaaaacacctcaaatttatatgtattttgttaaaaagcttataaactttatTAACgtgatataaacattgattttttgccttcttcactgaggtaaggctataatcctgctctaaaaatgaacttcgtataaaaacgtcgtagacccaccttcatgtatacatatcgactcagaatcgaaaactgaacaaatgtctgtgtgtatgtgtgtgtatgtgtgtgtgtatgtatgtatgtgaccaacaaactagctcatgtttctcggcactggctgaaccgatttgacccgaa
Encoded here:
- the LOC119766159 gene encoding proteasome-associated ATPase-like — encoded protein: MFRQERKSSATVTVLSRFALNSSGTGLPTSCSNIDSSRRELRRHAGHRSERSKHFKMEVLSKLVNTSFEDSVGIDKILSDVSELLLHVKHPEVYRHIGLPSPRGFLPHGPPGSGKSFQLVTSGTLSPIENDAVGNLDEVKQCGRQTVDNVRLVEVRMMNKSAAPLLFRDSDVE
- the LOC119766308 gene encoding uncharacterized protein LOC119766308 — encoded protein: MLPILFTGLPRPSVLVLQLVQRDPAVVAQDQAANVLADWRRAPSCCSMFVMIRFLSWSTSLSVTIMHNSILVLQVKQHISYLSGSDMKKMPHRPMSLALWHRFSTASLDVPANKRSHELDSVLATISGTLSRSIQPQSLMALAMRASGSESSQRRIIPEPVH